One stretch of Oncorhynchus masou masou isolate Uvic2021 chromosome 9, UVic_Omas_1.1, whole genome shotgun sequence DNA includes these proteins:
- the LOC135546152 gene encoding CAP-Gly domain-containing linker protein 3-like isoform X1 gives MTKEQTVEVEEEAQPASEYQSPVHEPRKRPMVHPSAQAPLPKDYVFTFFDPNDPACLEILLDPRTTIPELFAIIRQWVPQVQHKIDLIGNEILKRGCHVNDRDGLTDMTLLHYSCKAGAHGVGDPAAALRLSNQLISLGADVSLRSRWTNMNALHYAAYFDVPELIRILLKASKPRVLNSTCSDFHHGTALHIAASNLCLGSVQCLLEHGANPTVRNDKGQGPAEVVPDPMDMTLDKAEAAMVAKELKQLLLDSVPLSCNLPRATLLNYDNIPGNLMLTSIGLKLGDRVVLDDMKLPKKSSSDEIDISALHHLKQKGTLRFCGTTEFASGQWVGVELDEPEGKNDGSVGGVRYFICPPKLGIFAPVSKIAKAVELVPSSVTSTPKTPRMDFSRVTGKNKKEKKEIMEREKALRKKSMSVASLDPDGVKVELGDRVLVAGVKQGIIRYYGKTDFAPGYWFGVELEQPTGKHDGSVFGVRYFTCLPKYGVFAPPSRVQRIGGSKDGQSGDGTMVKKVHQVSMNQPKRKFNAVRSPKDITSESSISRLLFCCWFPWMLRAEMQS, from the exons ATGACTAAAGAGCAGACTGtcgaggtggaggaggaggcccAGCCTGCCTCTGAGTACCAGAGCCCAGTTCACGAGCCCCGGAAGAGGCCCATGGTCCACCCATCTGCCCAGGCCCCCCTCCCCAAAGACTATG TCTTCACATTCTTTGACCCAAATGATCCTGCGTGTCTGGAGATCCTGCTGGATCCGCGCACCACCATCCCAGAGCTGTTTGCCATCATCCGTCAGTGGGTCCCACAGGTCCAGCACAAGATCGACCTCATCGGAAACGAG ATCTTGAAGCGTGGTTGCCATGTCAACGACCGTGACGGACTGACAGACATGACCTTGCTCCACTACAGTTGCAAAGCCGGGGCCCATGGAGTTG GTGACCCTGCCGCTGCCCTCAGGCTGTCCAATCAGCTAATTTCCCTGGGGGCAGACGTGAGTCTCCGCAGCCGCTGGACCAACATGAACGCCCTGCACTACGCAGCCTACTTCGACGTGCCCGAGCTGATTCGCATTCTCCTCAAGGCCTCCAAACCCCGAG TGCTGAATTCCACCTGTAGTGACTTCCACCATGGCACAGCCCTGCACATCGCTGCCTCCAACCTGTGTCTGGGATCAGTCCAGTGTCTGCTAGAGCATGGAGCCAACCCCACTGTCCGG AATGATAAGGGCCAGGGGCCGGCCGAGGTGGTCCCTGACCCCATGGACATGACTCTGGACAAAGCAGAGGCGGCCATGGTGGCAAAGGAGCTGAAGCAGCTGCTGCTGGACTCTGTGCCACTCAGCTGCAACCTGCCCCGCGCCACCCTGCTCAACTACGACAACATCCCTGGCAACCTCATGCTCACCTCCATCGGCCTGAAACTGGGCGACCGTGTGGTGCTGGACgacatgaag CTCCCCAAAAAATCGAGCAGTGATGAAATTGACATCTCAGCTCTGCATCACCTGAAGCAG AAGGGCACCCTGCGCTTCTGTGGGACCACGGAGTTCGCCAGTGGCCAATGGGTAGGGGTGGAGCTGGACGAGCCAGAGGGCAAGAACGACGGAAGTGTGGGGGGGGTGCGTTACTTCATCTGCCCCCCCAAATTGG GTATCTTTGCTCCAGTGTCGAAAATCGCCAAAGCTGTTGAGCTGgtcccctcctctgtcacctccACACCCAAGACGCCCCGCATGGACTTCTCCCGCGTCACAGGAAAGAACAAGAAAGAAAAGAAGGaaataatggagagagagaaag ctctgAGGAAGAAGTCTATGTCCGTGGCCAGTCTGGACCCAGATGGGGTGAAAGTGGAACTTGGAGACCGGGTGCTGGTTGCTGGTGTGAAGCAGGGAATCATACGCTATTACGGAAAGACAGACTTTGCCCCAG gttactGGTTTGGCGTGGAGCTGGAGCAGCCCACAGGAAAGCATGACGGGTCTGTTTTTGGTGTCCGCTACTTCACATGCCTGCCCAAGTACGGCGTCTTTGCACCCCCGTCTCGCGTACAGAG AATCGGCGGATCAAAGGACGGTCAGAGCGGCGACGGCACGATGGTGAAGAAAGTCCACCAGGTGTCTA TGAACCAGCCAAAGCGTAAATTCAACGCGGTGAGGTCACCTAAGGACATAACGTCTGAGAGCTCAATATCCAG GTTGCTGTTCTGCTGCTGGTTCCCCTGGATGCTGCGAGCCGAGATGCAGTCCTAA
- the LOC135546152 gene encoding CAP-Gly domain-containing linker protein 3-like isoform X2, with translation MTKEQTVEVEEEAQPASEYQSPVHEPRKRPMVHPSAQAPLPKDYVFTFFDPNDPACLEILLDPRTTIPELFAIIRQWVPQVQHKIDLIGNEILKRGCHVNDRDGLTDMTLLHYSCKAGAHGVGDPAAALRLSNQLISLGADVSLRSRWTNMNALHYAAYFDVPELIRILLKASKPRVLNSTCSDFHHGTALHIAASNLCLGSVQCLLEHGANPTVRNDKGQGPAEVVPDPMDMTLDKAEAAMVAKELKQLLLDSVPLSCNLPRATLLNYDNIPGNLMLTSIGLKLGDRVVLDDMKKGTLRFCGTTEFASGQWVGVELDEPEGKNDGSVGGVRYFICPPKLGIFAPVSKIAKAVELVPSSVTSTPKTPRMDFSRVTGKNKKEKKEIMEREKALRKKSMSVASLDPDGVKVELGDRVLVAGVKQGIIRYYGKTDFAPGYWFGVELEQPTGKHDGSVFGVRYFTCLPKYGVFAPPSRVQRIGGSKDGQSGDGTMVKKVHQVSMNQPKRKFNAVRSPKDITSESSISRLLFCCWFPWMLRAEMQS, from the exons ATGACTAAAGAGCAGACTGtcgaggtggaggaggaggcccAGCCTGCCTCTGAGTACCAGAGCCCAGTTCACGAGCCCCGGAAGAGGCCCATGGTCCACCCATCTGCCCAGGCCCCCCTCCCCAAAGACTATG TCTTCACATTCTTTGACCCAAATGATCCTGCGTGTCTGGAGATCCTGCTGGATCCGCGCACCACCATCCCAGAGCTGTTTGCCATCATCCGTCAGTGGGTCCCACAGGTCCAGCACAAGATCGACCTCATCGGAAACGAG ATCTTGAAGCGTGGTTGCCATGTCAACGACCGTGACGGACTGACAGACATGACCTTGCTCCACTACAGTTGCAAAGCCGGGGCCCATGGAGTTG GTGACCCTGCCGCTGCCCTCAGGCTGTCCAATCAGCTAATTTCCCTGGGGGCAGACGTGAGTCTCCGCAGCCGCTGGACCAACATGAACGCCCTGCACTACGCAGCCTACTTCGACGTGCCCGAGCTGATTCGCATTCTCCTCAAGGCCTCCAAACCCCGAG TGCTGAATTCCACCTGTAGTGACTTCCACCATGGCACAGCCCTGCACATCGCTGCCTCCAACCTGTGTCTGGGATCAGTCCAGTGTCTGCTAGAGCATGGAGCCAACCCCACTGTCCGG AATGATAAGGGCCAGGGGCCGGCCGAGGTGGTCCCTGACCCCATGGACATGACTCTGGACAAAGCAGAGGCGGCCATGGTGGCAAAGGAGCTGAAGCAGCTGCTGCTGGACTCTGTGCCACTCAGCTGCAACCTGCCCCGCGCCACCCTGCTCAACTACGACAACATCCCTGGCAACCTCATGCTCACCTCCATCGGCCTGAAACTGGGCGACCGTGTGGTGCTGGACgacatgaag AAGGGCACCCTGCGCTTCTGTGGGACCACGGAGTTCGCCAGTGGCCAATGGGTAGGGGTGGAGCTGGACGAGCCAGAGGGCAAGAACGACGGAAGTGTGGGGGGGGTGCGTTACTTCATCTGCCCCCCCAAATTGG GTATCTTTGCTCCAGTGTCGAAAATCGCCAAAGCTGTTGAGCTGgtcccctcctctgtcacctccACACCCAAGACGCCCCGCATGGACTTCTCCCGCGTCACAGGAAAGAACAAGAAAGAAAAGAAGGaaataatggagagagagaaag ctctgAGGAAGAAGTCTATGTCCGTGGCCAGTCTGGACCCAGATGGGGTGAAAGTGGAACTTGGAGACCGGGTGCTGGTTGCTGGTGTGAAGCAGGGAATCATACGCTATTACGGAAAGACAGACTTTGCCCCAG gttactGGTTTGGCGTGGAGCTGGAGCAGCCCACAGGAAAGCATGACGGGTCTGTTTTTGGTGTCCGCTACTTCACATGCCTGCCCAAGTACGGCGTCTTTGCACCCCCGTCTCGCGTACAGAG AATCGGCGGATCAAAGGACGGTCAGAGCGGCGACGGCACGATGGTGAAGAAAGTCCACCAGGTGTCTA TGAACCAGCCAAAGCGTAAATTCAACGCGGTGAGGTCACCTAAGGACATAACGTCTGAGAGCTCAATATCCAG GTTGCTGTTCTGCTGCTGGTTCCCCTGGATGCTGCGAGCCGAGATGCAGTCCTAA